In one window of Candidatus Ancaeobacter aquaticus DNA:
- a CDS encoding AsmA family protein translates to MKKKFFVSLLVICVVFIVLIFTLPLFIDVNHYKGVIIEKAQKALQKKIELGNLKLNLIGGVGVSTNEVKIYEGLSDSSKVFFSCDAFTIRVKILPLLSKKIEVSKIYFDKPYVSVIRDKNGDFNFMPAPTQRVKAAKRILSPEVEKGKTLPKRIPPAIPAPVPGPERQERKNPQFELGSLIINDGHVVFIDHMMKEKVTIDLSNLDATIAGVRVGGRINIKMAGELNKTGSIAFSATVGAIPAGFDILSHLDKLSFTINGNIDNCDITPLMSYVSSSDDIPKIKGPVSLTFLLKGKHDDIYIKSKTDMTNASVLYQDLFEKTKGKALTSNLEGRIKESKDIAIDQLHLLYGDTKLSVQGSVNDFNVQEKMRLDLNVNGKIMMKDLISLKELKGYSPTGAINVKLDVKGEVAGTKKLDTQGFIQCDQVRFATPLNPSVHAVLNGRLKIHAERIDFEEVQVTVEKSKLFMNGFIDGFDAPRAEFDVKVKECYLEEIMLFLPEKNASSQNRPRVIPRGEKVVTPEASPSKKVEITNRSEAPVVMAERPTALSSDQKLFEKMDVKARFHADRLIYKKNDIKDVNAQMLIKNGILTINPFNLVGFDGTGEGQVVYHAASPLNEFKMKAQLKDVDIHDILKKNSKLGDVLYGRLDAVLDLTGSGATEAQIKDNVNGNGKLHIREGRFKSFNLLENLSVISGIVGLNLPDIKDTSFKDLTLTLTITNGVCRTNDLKMKTQYFDLFGSGYFTLNNQIRYDLDVVFSEAFTKRLGSGKLQRALTRSDGRISMPFLITGALDGPPKFTPNWGNILQREAVQLLSDKVFGKEEKKETVPGQPPSTKDTLKGMLMDVISDSLENKSTQEQ, encoded by the coding sequence ATGAAAAAGAAATTTTTTGTTTCTCTCTTAGTAATATGTGTTGTATTTATTGTATTGATATTTACCCTTCCGTTATTTATAGATGTAAATCATTATAAAGGTGTCATCATTGAAAAAGCCCAGAAGGCTTTACAGAAAAAGATTGAATTAGGGAATCTGAAGCTTAATCTTATAGGTGGGGTAGGTGTATCAACGAATGAAGTGAAGATATATGAAGGATTGAGTGATTCAAGCAAGGTGTTCTTTTCCTGTGACGCATTTACTATACGAGTAAAGATCTTGCCGTTACTTTCAAAAAAGATCGAGGTGTCCAAGATATATTTTGATAAACCGTACGTGTCTGTTATACGAGACAAAAACGGTGATTTTAATTTCATGCCTGCACCGACTCAAAGAGTTAAGGCGGCTAAAAGAATCCTGTCTCCCGAGGTAGAAAAAGGTAAAACTTTACCAAAGCGTATTCCTCCAGCAATACCTGCTCCCGTGCCAGGTCCTGAAAGGCAAGAGCGTAAAAACCCACAGTTTGAGCTAGGGAGCCTCATTATAAACGATGGACACGTCGTATTTATCGATCACATGATGAAAGAAAAAGTGACCATAGACCTATCAAATCTCGATGCGACAATAGCTGGTGTGAGAGTCGGTGGGCGAATCAATATTAAAATGGCTGGAGAACTCAATAAAACTGGGAGCATTGCGTTTTCAGCAACGGTAGGAGCAATTCCCGCTGGATTTGATATATTGTCACATCTAGACAAATTATCTTTTACAATTAATGGTAACATTGATAACTGTGATATTACGCCGCTTATGAGTTATGTTTCTTCTTCTGATGATATTCCGAAGATAAAAGGTCCGGTATCTCTCACATTTCTTCTCAAAGGGAAACATGATGATATATATATTAAATCAAAGACAGATATGACCAATGCTTCAGTACTCTATCAAGACCTATTTGAAAAAACGAAGGGAAAGGCCCTTACAAGCAATCTGGAAGGACGTATTAAAGAAAGTAAAGATATTGCTATTGACCAGTTGCATTTACTCTATGGAGACACAAAGCTTTCTGTACAGGGTTCGGTTAATGATTTTAATGTACAGGAGAAAATGCGCCTTGATCTGAATGTGAACGGAAAGATCATGATGAAAGATCTAATATCTTTAAAGGAACTAAAAGGGTATTCACCAACAGGTGCTATTAATGTGAAACTTGATGTAAAGGGTGAGGTAGCGGGGACAAAGAAGCTTGATACCCAAGGGTTTATTCAATGCGATCAGGTAAGGTTTGCAACACCGCTTAATCCGAGTGTTCATGCGGTTTTAAATGGAAGATTGAAGATTCATGCCGAACGTATTGATTTTGAAGAAGTACAGGTAACCGTCGAAAAATCAAAACTCTTTATGAATGGTTTTATTGATGGTTTTGATGCTCCGCGAGCAGAATTTGATGTTAAGGTTAAAGAATGTTATCTCGAGGAGATTATGCTCTTTTTGCCCGAGAAAAATGCAAGCAGCCAAAATAGGCCACGTGTGATACCTCGAGGCGAAAAGGTAGTCACGCCAGAGGCGAGCCCCTCTAAAAAAGTAGAAATCACCAATAGAAGTGAAGCACCGGTTGTTATGGCAGAGCGTCCAACTGCGCTATCAAGTGATCAAAAACTGTTTGAAAAGATGGATGTAAAAGCTCGATTTCATGCCGACAGGCTTATATATAAGAAAAACGACATTAAAGATGTCAATGCCCAGATGCTGATTAAAAACGGGATCTTGACCATTAACCCTTTTAATCTTGTGGGTTTTGATGGTACGGGTGAAGGGCAGGTAGTCTATCACGCGGCAAGCCCGCTTAATGAATTTAAAATGAAGGCCCAGCTTAAAGATGTAGATATACACGATATATTGAAGAAAAATTCTAAACTGGGGGATGTTCTTTACGGTAGACTTGATGCGGTTTTGGATTTAACGGGAAGCGGCGCAACAGAAGCACAGATAAAAGATAACGTTAATGGTAACGGAAAACTGCATATTCGTGAAGGGCGTTTTAAATCGTTTAATTTGTTAGAGAATTTATCGGTCATCTCCGGTATTGTTGGATTAAATCTCCCTGATATAAAAGACACTTCTTTTAAAGATCTGACATTAACGCTTACAATTACTAATGGTGTTTGTAGAACAAATGATCTTAAAATGAAAACGCAATATTTTGATCTGTTTGGATCGGGGTATTTTACTTTAAACAACCAGATTCGATATGATCTTGATGTCGTTTTTTCTGAAGCATTTACGAAACGTCTTGGCAGTGGAAAACTTCAGCGGGCGTTAACACGCTCTGACGGTAGGATATCAATGCCGTTTCTGATAACCGGTGCTCTTGATGGTCCGCCTAAATTTACCCCTAATTGGGGTAACATCCTTCAGCGTGAAGCGGTCCAGCTGCTCTCTGATAAAGTTTTCGGGAAGGAAGAGAAAAAGGAAACAGTTCCTGGTCAGCCTCCGTCAACAAAAGATACATTAAAGGGCATGCTGATGGACGTGATTTCTGATTCCTTGGAGAATAAAAGCACTCAAGAGCAATAA
- a CDS encoding amylo-alpha-1,6-glucosidase translates to MIHFKKNVCRDFHNATQYEWIETNGKGSYASSTIIGANTRRYHGLLVSATNQPSGRMLLLSKVEETLIIDGEKYELSANQYPDTIHPQGNLYLKEFRLIPFPKFIYEVKGIMVEKTIMMVHGADTSIVSYNFFLGTSAAQEISLQVRPLVNFRDYHALTEYEENLRCDCEVYEGAIKLTPHSNIPSLYLYHNAASFNHDKCFYRNMEYQEEAYRGFDCHEIVYNPGYFVYNVEDGDNCVFVASTELYDEIDTMELMQKEISRRSMLLRGVNHNNTKLDPLLLAADSFICEGMKKNSLMIVGGYHWFNVWGRDVLVSIPGLTLVNGRYEYAERILITVMDYLNKGMLPNCLLEDSNEPQYNSADTSLWYFYAVHKYLEYTGDYIFVEKMCVSGMNKILHHYSSGVQHGIHEDKDGLITFSSGDTPITWMDVKIQGRHAISRQGKVVEVNALWYNALKIMANICKKLHRKKEEEIYSQKADKVKKSFQKVFWNKKDSCLFDYVDGGNSSSAIRPNQIFAVSLPYSVVSKAAEKQILHVVEDELLTPYGLRTLSPRDSKYKGVYRGGVDVRDNAYHQGTVWAWTIGSYVDAYMRVNGINAASTEHIKKLMAPFIDHLHCAGLGTISEIFDGTVPHHPRGCISQAWSVAEIMRVYFEYIVDVRNKSKETDATAHFTKRF, encoded by the coding sequence GTGATTCATTTTAAAAAGAATGTATGTAGAGATTTCCATAATGCGACCCAGTATGAGTGGATTGAAACAAATGGCAAAGGAAGCTATGCCTCCTCAACTATTATTGGGGCTAATACAAGACGGTATCATGGATTACTTGTTTCTGCAACGAATCAGCCAAGCGGCCGTATGTTGCTTTTATCAAAAGTTGAGGAAACATTAATTATTGATGGTGAAAAATACGAATTATCGGCAAATCAATATCCTGACACAATTCATCCGCAAGGAAACCTGTACCTTAAAGAGTTTCGATTGATTCCGTTCCCAAAGTTCATTTATGAAGTCAAAGGGATAATGGTCGAAAAAACAATAATGATGGTTCATGGGGCGGATACCTCAATAGTGAGCTATAACTTTTTTCTAGGGACAAGTGCCGCTCAGGAAATATCGCTGCAGGTGCGTCCACTGGTGAATTTCAGGGATTACCACGCGTTAACTGAATATGAAGAAAATCTTCGCTGTGACTGTGAAGTGTATGAAGGCGCGATAAAGCTGACCCCCCATTCAAATATTCCTTCATTATATCTCTACCATAATGCGGCAAGTTTTAATCATGATAAGTGTTTCTATAGGAATATGGAGTATCAGGAAGAGGCATATCGTGGATTTGATTGCCATGAGATAGTCTATAATCCTGGTTATTTTGTCTACAATGTTGAGGATGGTGATAATTGTGTTTTTGTGGCGTCAACAGAATTGTATGACGAAATAGATACAATGGAGCTTATGCAAAAAGAAATAAGCAGACGGAGCATGCTCTTAAGAGGTGTTAATCATAACAATACAAAATTAGATCCATTACTATTAGCAGCAGATTCATTTATATGTGAGGGAATGAAGAAAAATTCATTAATGATTGTTGGTGGGTACCATTGGTTTAATGTATGGGGAAGAGATGTGCTTGTGTCGATTCCAGGTCTTACTCTGGTCAATGGGCGCTATGAATATGCCGAAAGGATACTCATTACAGTGATGGACTATCTTAATAAGGGAATGTTACCGAATTGCCTTCTTGAGGATAGTAATGAACCTCAATACAACTCAGCAGATACATCGTTGTGGTATTTTTATGCGGTGCACAAATATCTTGAGTATACCGGTGATTACATTTTTGTGGAGAAAATGTGTGTTTCCGGAATGAATAAGATACTCCATCATTATAGTTCCGGGGTGCAGCATGGCATTCATGAAGATAAGGATGGGCTTATTACTTTTTCGTCAGGGGATACCCCAATAACCTGGATGGACGTGAAGATCCAAGGGCGCCACGCAATATCTCGGCAAGGTAAGGTAGTTGAGGTTAACGCGCTGTGGTATAACGCACTTAAAATCATGGCGAATATATGTAAAAAATTACATCGTAAAAAAGAGGAAGAAATATATTCGCAAAAAGCCGATAAAGTAAAAAAGAGTTTTCAAAAAGTATTTTGGAATAAAAAAGACAGCTGTTTATTTGATTATGTTGATGGAGGAAATTCTTCATCTGCAATAAGGCCGAACCAGATCTTTGCAGTAAGTTTACCGTATTCGGTAGTCTCCAAGGCGGCTGAAAAACAAATACTACATGTAGTCGAGGATGAACTGTTGACTCCTTATGGTTTGAGGACACTTTCTCCGAGAGATTCGAAGTATAAAGGGGTATACAGAGGAGGCGTAGATGTTCGTGATAATGCGTATCATCAGGGTACGGTATGGGCATGGACGATTGGTTCATATGTTGACGCGTACATGAGGGTAAATGGTATAAATGCCGCTAGCACGGAACACATTAAGAAGCTTATGGCGCCATTTATTGATCATCTTCATTGTGCAGGGTTAGGAACAATATCTGAAATTTTTGATGGAACGGTTCCGCACCATCCGAGAGGGTGTATCTCTCAAGCATGGAGTGTTGCTGAAATAATGAGGGTGTATTTTGAGTATATTGTGGATGTAAGAAATAAATCAAAGGAAACAGACGCTACCGCGCATTTCACAAAAAGATTTTAA
- a CDS encoding arginine decarboxylase, pyruvoyl-dependent, with translation MQIHNIVPKKVFLTKGVGSHKEELRSFELALRDAGIEKCNLVTVSSILPPHCKIIPRNKGLKEIAPGMITFTVCSKCSSNEPHRVLSASVGVAAPSDKSMYGYLSEHHAWGQTEKMAGDYAEDLAASMLASTLGIEFDEDKNWDEKEEVYRMSDKIVRTTNITQTAKGKKGYTTVLAAAVFLL, from the coding sequence ATGCAAATACATAATATAGTTCCAAAAAAAGTGTTCCTCACAAAAGGAGTAGGCAGCCATAAAGAAGAACTTCGTTCATTTGAGCTTGCATTAAGAGATGCGGGCATCGAAAAATGCAATCTCGTAACGGTATCAAGCATACTGCCTCCTCATTGTAAGATCATACCGCGCAACAAAGGATTAAAGGAAATTGCTCCGGGAATGATAACGTTTACCGTATGCAGCAAATGTTCAAGTAATGAACCTCACCGGGTTCTATCCGCTTCAGTTGGCGTCGCCGCACCGTCGGACAAATCTATGTACGGATATCTCAGCGAACACCATGCCTGGGGCCAAACAGAGAAAATGGCGGGGGATTATGCAGAAGACCTTGCCGCCTCAATGCTTGCTTCCACACTCGGCATTGAATTCGATGAAGATAAAAACTGGGATGAAAAAGAAGAAGTGTATCGAATGAGCGATAAAATTGTTCGAACGACAAATATCACTCAAACAGCCAAAGGTAAAAAAGGATATACAACAGTTCTTGCAGCTGCAGTATTTCTTCTGTAA
- a CDS encoding glycosyltransferase family 4 protein: MKIIITSPYDLFPPKTAHARRSLSIADYLIRKGFLVTMLVPENKNIPCEFTECKKGFHIVPYKKKHRFHSFLNIDFMRTLHKEIQKHETSVLVEYPYQGLMVHVLSKLFSYPYVLDCHDIETTRLKGLDKKLFAMLLDLPEKFLIKKADSVLVTTHNDALLMQSRKLRTPTLIPNGVDIEQFKPIEKDRSVLEHLGIKNETVCMFYGNFNDPHNARAASLISTHIAPKVYEKDNSVRFLLVGDNPPPLNYHPSIITTGYVDNIETYISVSDLIILPLNSSGGTRLKILEAMSCGKPVIATYLGIKGLPIDEGHNILLAVDTEFHRKIAACLSGTYNLSDISIQARKKALEFDWELILSPLKDILYTSSDNSAYHKKSK; this comes from the coding sequence ATGAAAATAATTATAACTTCTCCCTATGATCTTTTTCCACCAAAAACGGCTCATGCCCGCCGGTCTCTATCAATTGCTGATTATCTTATCAGAAAAGGTTTCTTGGTGACTATGCTTGTCCCGGAAAACAAAAATATCCCGTGTGAATTTACCGAATGTAAAAAAGGATTTCATATCGTTCCATACAAAAAAAAGCATCGGTTTCATTCTTTTCTCAATATTGATTTTATGCGCACACTACACAAAGAGATACAAAAACATGAAACCAGTGTATTGGTAGAATATCCCTATCAAGGGCTTATGGTACATGTTCTATCAAAATTATTTTCGTATCCATATGTCCTGGACTGTCACGACATCGAAACAACCCGCTTAAAGGGACTGGACAAAAAACTCTTCGCCATGCTTCTTGATTTGCCTGAGAAATTTTTGATAAAGAAAGCTGATTCAGTGCTTGTTACCACACATAATGATGCACTGCTTATGCAATCAAGAAAACTGAGAACACCGACACTTATTCCAAACGGGGTAGACATAGAGCAATTTAAGCCTATAGAAAAGGACCGTTCAGTATTAGAACACCTCGGCATTAAAAATGAGACAGTGTGTATGTTTTATGGCAACTTCAATGATCCACACAATGCTCGTGCTGCCTCGCTCATAAGCACGCATATCGCACCAAAAGTATATGAAAAAGATAACTCAGTGAGATTTCTTCTTGTGGGAGACAATCCCCCACCACTTAATTATCACCCTTCGATTATTACAACGGGCTATGTTGATAATATAGAAACATATATTTCTGTTTCTGATCTTATCATTCTCCCCCTAAACTCAAGTGGCGGGACTCGCCTCAAGATACTTGAAGCCATGTCATGCGGAAAACCTGTTATAGCTACATATCTCGGGATAAAAGGACTCCCTATTGATGAGGGTCATAACATTCTCTTAGCAGTTGATACAGAATTTCACCGTAAAATAGCGGCCTGTCTTTCCGGCACTTATAACTTGAGTGACATTTCAATACAAGCACGAAAAAAAGCTTTAGAGTTCGATTGGGAGCTCATTCTCAGCCCCTTAAAAGACATACTGTACACGAGCTCTGATAACAGCGCTTATCATAAAAAAAGCAAATAA
- a CDS encoding tetratricopeptide repeat protein: MKKIFFLIILLIITAFIVIIYITHFKSPPSLTIQSEKLKHIAELQQSIAIDPDNPDLHNNLGIAFFHDGRYPKALKEFERVIALDPHYAEALYNIGAVYGNLGKYNKAITYYRQATEINENQAEALNNLGLALFNKGDLKTALLHFKKALHLNPQLTAARNNIGLVYIKQENYDAAINELREAIALRSNSAETHYNLAVAYNKTGRFEEALSQYTKTLTLQPDFFLADYGLAQIYYDIKKDNKNALIHFKRYLSAHPGDPEIKNIIAQIDKTMFPENNASNNASITPSHEALTDRSPVAPTTEDDEYIEREFDTNNDRIIDLWHFYNDAGTLIKKKIDTNFDGEPDKEEVLK; encoded by the coding sequence ATGAAGAAAATATTTTTTCTAATTATTTTACTTATTATCACGGCCTTCATTGTTATAATTTATATCACTCATTTCAAATCGCCACCCTCGCTCACTATTCAAAGCGAAAAACTAAAGCATATTGCCGAACTCCAACAATCAATTGCCATAGATCCGGATAACCCTGATCTTCACAATAATCTCGGAATCGCATTTTTTCATGACGGGCGTTATCCCAAAGCACTTAAAGAATTTGAAAGAGTCATTGCCCTTGACCCTCATTATGCAGAAGCACTATATAATATTGGAGCAGTCTATGGAAACCTGGGAAAATACAATAAAGCTATTACCTATTATCGTCAGGCCACGGAAATAAATGAAAATCAAGCAGAAGCACTCAACAATTTGGGCCTTGCCCTTTTCAATAAAGGAGATTTAAAAACAGCACTACTCCATTTTAAGAAGGCTTTGCATTTAAACCCGCAGCTCACAGCGGCACGTAATAATATCGGGCTTGTGTATATCAAGCAGGAGAATTATGATGCTGCCATAAACGAACTTCGTGAAGCCATAGCCCTACGATCAAACAGTGCTGAAACCCATTACAACCTTGCCGTCGCATACAATAAAACGGGGAGATTTGAGGAAGCATTAAGCCAATACACCAAAACTCTCACATTACAGCCTGACTTCTTCCTTGCTGATTACGGATTGGCTCAAATTTACTATGATATAAAAAAAGATAATAAAAACGCCCTGATTCATTTTAAAAGGTATCTTTCAGCGCATCCTGGGGATCCGGAAATTAAGAATATAATAGCGCAGATCGATAAAACAATGTTCCCTGAAAATAACGCAAGCAACAATGCATCTATTACACCTTCTCATGAAGCACTTACCGACAGGTCACCTGTAGCCCCGACAACGGAAGATGATGAATATATTGAGCGGGAATTTGATACAAATAACGATAGAATCATTGACCTCTGGCACTTTTACAATGATGCCGGCACCCTCATTAAAAAGAAAATTGACACAAACTTTGATGGAGAACCAGACAAAGAAGAAGTATTAAAATAG
- a CDS encoding tetratricopeptide repeat protein — MRKTHSMRAAIISFLIVSCTLISSGIAEDAMEIADKCYDQATDYFNNKDYDLAVELYSEAANLDPDYVDAYYGLGMSYVRLKQYKKAFEAFEEALFIDSDHAQSHYGMGIMYPIVMRNNDKAIEHFETYLRLKPRASDRDKVEGWIDNLRRKGKIHRNPEMVEMYNSGVDAFNRGHYDEAEYYYKEALRLNKHYGPAHNALGLVYVRGGRYHDAAKEFETALKINPHNAESHYDLGVVYPVFGDHEKAVFHYTQYIKMKPNAPDIPQVKKWRKKLRNKKKELSARANISSYSNGVAAYGEGKYKQAIKYYKEALDKNPRFEDAWRGLGLSYIQIKKYREALNCFQEALRINPDSFEVHYCLGIVSPLLGDVEGGITHFNKYLALRPDAPDRKKVQEWIASIERNLDVSYYNKGVDFYNQGKYDEALESYLQALELSPDYVDAMRGVGLTLVKQKNYSDALDIFLEAYEIDPDDPEINYCLGVIYPIVKKDTKKGEYHYKRYLELNPEAEDRQMVEEWIESFNKSIYIDYYNQGVELYDRGDYQDAIEKYRKALELNPDYFDAYRGLGLVYIKLKQYDDAFKSFLIAYELSPEDPEVNYCLGVCYPIMGDKDKGAWHYKKYLELSPETPDKEKVEQWIRKLQQK, encoded by the coding sequence ATGAGAAAAACACATAGTATGCGTGCTGCTATTATCAGTTTTTTAATTGTGAGTTGCACATTGATTTCTTCAGGAATAGCCGAAGATGCAATGGAAATTGCTGACAAATGTTATGATCAGGCAACAGATTATTTTAATAATAAGGATTATGATTTGGCAGTTGAACTATATAGTGAGGCAGCGAACCTTGATCCTGACTATGTAGATGCATATTATGGTTTAGGAATGAGCTATGTGCGGCTTAAACAGTACAAGAAAGCTTTTGAAGCCTTTGAAGAGGCATTGTTTATTGACTCAGATCATGCTCAGTCTCATTATGGAATGGGGATCATGTATCCTATCGTGATGCGTAATAATGACAAAGCGATAGAACATTTTGAAACGTATTTGCGGTTAAAACCGCGTGCTTCCGATAGAGATAAAGTTGAAGGATGGATTGATAATCTGAGAAGAAAAGGTAAAATACACCGTAATCCCGAGATGGTCGAAATGTATAACAGCGGTGTAGATGCATTTAATAGAGGGCACTATGATGAAGCAGAATATTATTATAAAGAAGCATTACGTTTAAATAAGCATTACGGACCCGCTCATAACGCGTTAGGGCTCGTATATGTGAGAGGAGGGCGGTATCATGACGCGGCAAAAGAATTTGAGACAGCATTAAAAATCAATCCTCATAACGCAGAGAGCCATTATGATCTTGGTGTTGTGTATCCCGTATTTGGCGATCATGAAAAAGCGGTGTTTCATTATACTCAATACATAAAAATGAAGCCAAATGCGCCTGATATTCCACAGGTGAAAAAATGGAGAAAAAAGCTACGTAACAAAAAGAAAGAGCTCAGCGCACGTGCGAATATTTCGTCATATAGTAATGGTGTCGCGGCATATGGAGAAGGGAAGTATAAACAGGCGATCAAATATTATAAAGAAGCGCTAGATAAAAACCCGCGTTTTGAAGATGCGTGGCGCGGCCTGGGTCTTTCCTATATTCAGATAAAGAAATATCGTGAAGCACTCAATTGTTTTCAGGAAGCATTGCGTATAAATCCTGATTCATTTGAAGTGCATTACTGTCTTGGCATAGTATCTCCTCTTTTAGGTGATGTTGAAGGTGGTATTACGCATTTTAATAAATACCTTGCGTTACGTCCCGACGCGCCTGACAGGAAAAAAGTCCAGGAATGGATAGCGTCAATTGAAAGAAATCTTGATGTCTCTTATTACAACAAGGGTGTTGATTTCTATAACCAAGGGAAATATGATGAGGCGTTAGAAAGTTACTTGCAAGCACTTGAATTATCTCCGGATTATGTTGATGCGATGCGCGGGGTCGGTTTAACACTCGTTAAGCAGAAAAACTATAGTGATGCTTTAGATATATTCCTTGAAGCGTATGAAATTGATCCTGACGATCCTGAAATCAATTATTGTTTAGGGGTTATCTATCCGATTGTTAAAAAAGATACAAAAAAAGGTGAGTATCACTATAAGAGATATCTTGAACTTAATCCTGAAGCCGAAGACAGGCAGATGGTTGAAGAATGGATAGAATCATTTAATAAATCGATATATATCGACTATTACAATCAAGGTGTTGAGCTTTATGACCGTGGTGACTACCAGGATGCTATAGAAAAATATCGCAAAGCTCTTGAACTTAATCCAGACTATTTTGATGCGTATCGTGGACTCGGATTAGTATATATTAAGTTAAAACAATATGACGATGCATTTAAAAGCTTCCTGATCGCGTATGAACTTAGTCCTGAAGATCCTGAAGTTAATTATTGTCTCGGAGTATGTTATCCCATCATGGGGGACAAGGACAAGGGGGCGTGGCACTACAAGAAATATCTAGAACTGAGTCCTGAGACACCTGACAAAGAAAAAGTAGAGCAGTGGATACGTAAATTACAACAAAAATAA
- a CDS encoding PilZ domain-containing protein translates to MAESKYEGQNRRRFVRIPYEAVLRYKVYKETKKCANGACDDTQKHNYANADSKNLSSGGVMLTTKEHFPLHTILEIEMDVPSMDGYESVTIFGEVVRTCAKKNSELFDNGLSFYRIQQDDRKTIEDFLEFCPEASELGAEEM, encoded by the coding sequence ATGGCCGAATCAAAATATGAAGGACAAAATAGAAGGAGATTTGTACGAATACCGTACGAAGCAGTTTTGCGCTATAAGGTTTATAAAGAAACAAAGAAATGTGCGAACGGGGCATGTGATGATACACAAAAGCACAATTATGCAAATGCAGATAGCAAGAACTTAAGTTCGGGGGGGGTAATGCTTACAACTAAAGAGCATTTTCCACTCCATACGATATTGGAAATTGAAATGGATGTTCCGAGCATGGACGGATATGAATCGGTGACTATTTTCGGAGAAGTTGTGCGAACATGCGCTAAAAAGAATAGCGAGTTATTTGATAATGGCCTGTCTTTTTATCGCATTCAACAAGATGATCGAAAAACTATTGAAGACTTTTTAGAGTTTTGTCCTGAGGCATCTGAGTTGGGTGCTGAAGAAATGTAA